A DNA window from Alligator mississippiensis isolate rAllMis1 chromosome 11, rAllMis1, whole genome shotgun sequence contains the following coding sequences:
- the LOC132243745 gene encoding uncharacterized protein LOC132243745 encodes MDRLRQVLRRRSAKVLSMGEESSREPGQEERGPTCRDEEGPIRARRWLCPICCRSKLAAPSGRGKEGKKSATSKSRWRWPWVRLGRREPAPSQLPAPEEPCSSPPGSWGSLEPGPAAPQQEAAPCQAGDEGPAALGQELSQAHSSPCPSRSSSWDDWHTSQESGSTSPSTSSSSSSSSDSEKSQEAQSTSTSTSSSSSSEDSDSSEESNTTSSTSSSSSEDSSSSLESGTSPAPGATCTVIPSPAGEELEEEEEEEEEEEEDGRSPEEAALLLVKKHLQDPGEMLDGKDRQRFLLAIISLTIAADQSREVAVELEDLKAAVLERIVDLMETISVEGDRKHILAYSIDAIRCLSDPKLSLEPALESRLLRAAVEKSFLAIGRETHRNQVVQRLYEEYLEGLLCCVLSSAPSLGKLYSIWEHFTSWTEAPDAQHRALGMKIMTGAIAFAVQLLPQFEGSPDILEVGDMAARLGLSINNPEETISCKARACMYLLAQILLHQRGQDMRGAEELRCKRQNDQSEVQKYRDLARVGEGLRKILLEEQRRAFLQRALHAVRNGPMHISQAGLVFLYAILGEAGRLMGHKEKEIPIRVLNKVFIITYLKELPKDLQGHSLLVTSSSAIASLQPPTLAPAATPADHLNPDSTSMREDDLPNLTGSPMATEKSCNSAEATTHVTD; translated from the exons atggacaggctgcggCAGGTGCTCAGGAGGAGGTCGGCCAAGGTGCTCTccatgggagaggagagcagcagggagcctgggcaggaggagcggGGCCCCACCTGCCGTGATGAGGAGGGGCCCATCAGGGCCAGGAGGTGGctgtgccccatctgctgccGAAGTAAACTGGCAGCTCCCagcggcaggggaaaggagggaaagaaatcagCCACCTCCAAGTCCAGATGGAGGTGGCCATGGgtgcgcctgggcaggcgggagccagCGCCATCACAGCTCCCGGCACCCGAAGAGCCGTGCAGCTCCCCTCCTGGGTcatggggcagcctggagcccggccctgcagccccgcagcaggaggcagccccgtGCCAAGCCGGGGACGAgggcccagctgccctggggcaggagctgagccaggcccacagcagcccctgcccgagccGCAGCTCCTCCTGGGATGACTGGCACACGTCCCAGGAGTCcgggagcaccagccccagcaccagctcctcctcctcctcctcctcggactCTGAAAAGTCCCAAGAGGCCCAAAGCACCAGCACGAGCacgagcagcagctcctcctcggagGACAGCGATAGCTCGGAGGAGTCCAACACCACCAGTTcgaccagcagctcctcctcggagGACTCCAGTAGCTCCCTGGAGTCTGGGACCAGCCCGGCCCCCGGTGCCACCTGCACAG tgattcccagcccagctggcgaggagctggaggaagaggaggaggaagaggaggaggaggaggaagatggaaggtccccggaagaagctgccctcctccttgtgaagaaacacctgCAGGACCCCGGGGAG atgctggacgggaaggacaggcagcgcttcctgctggccatcatcaGCCTGACCATCGCCGCGGACCAGAGCAGAGAggtggctgtggagctggaggaCCTGAAAGCGGCCGTGCTGGAGAGGATCGTG GACCTGATGGAGACCATCTCAGTGGAGGGCGACCGAAAACACATCCTGGCGTACAGCATAGATGCCATCCgctgcctcag cGACCCGAAgctcagcctggagccagcgctgGAGTCGCGCCTCCTGCGGGCCGCCGTGGAGAAGAGCTTCCTGGCCATAGGGCGTGAAACCCATAGAAACCAG GTCGTGCAGCGACTGTACGAGGAGTACCTGGAGGGCCTGCTGTGCTGCGTCTTGTCCagcgcccccagcctgggcaagctctactccatctgggag cactttACATCGTGGACTGAGGCGCCGGATGCCCAGCACCGTGCACTGGGCATGAAGATCATGACCGGCGCCATTGCCTttgctgtgcagctcctcccacaatttgag GGCTCCCCTGACATactggaggtgggggacatggcagcCCGCCTGGGTCTGTCCATCAACAACCCGGAGGAGACCAtcagctgcaaggccagggcgTGCATGTATTTGCTCGCTCAAATCCTCCTTCATCAGAGGG GCCAAGACATGCGAGGGGCAGAGGAGCTGCGGTGCAAGCGCCAGAACGATCAGAGCGAGGTCCAGAAGTACAGGGACCTGGCGAGAGTGGGAGAG GGGCTGAGAAAGAtcttgctggaggagcaaagGAGAGCTTTCCTGCAGAGGGCCCTTCATGCAGTTCGCAATGGACCGATGCAcatcagccaagctgggctggttTTCCTGTATGCAATCTTGGGGGAAGCCGGCCGCTTGATGGGGCACAAG gagaaagaaatccCCATCAGGGTCCTGAATAAGGTCTTCATTATCACCTACCTGAAGGAGCTGCCTAAAGATCTGcaagggcacagcctgctggtcaCCTCCTCCAGCGCCATCGCCTCTCTCCAGCCGCCCACACTTGCTCCTGCAG CAACACCTGCAGACCACCTCAACCCTGACAGCACCTCCATGAGAGAAGATGACCTCCCCAACCTCACCGGGAGCCCgatggctacagagaaaagctgcaACAGCGCTGAAGCCACCACACACGTCACCGACTGA